Proteins from one Streptomyces sp. NBC_00390 genomic window:
- a CDS encoding DUF6879 family protein, producing the protein MSRRLRFIGTDSKNGGCPAVHEDLDSGEIIVQGTPLTDPDDLARLQHFGPGDAAVSVPRELLVNHGPKEMERAHRIIDLEEFGRLFETFEHSAWHLETRRGYASDREDTAYAEFLTTGTAPCDLDSEWCANIRRQTSGGKYVGRVRVADNPPTEGQLFLLGYARCNAATGEDVRNLWREDAERAHLPAEDFWIFDSRLVAVLRFDEADVLHDVEIITEPAQVLWFCQVRDAAVHASVPYDRFAAQLDSKG; encoded by the coding sequence ATGTCGCGACGACTGCGGTTCATCGGAACGGACAGCAAGAACGGTGGATGCCCTGCGGTCCATGAGGACCTGGACTCCGGGGAGATCATCGTCCAGGGCACGCCGCTGACCGATCCCGACGACCTCGCCCGGCTCCAGCACTTCGGCCCCGGTGACGCGGCCGTGTCCGTGCCGCGTGAACTCCTCGTCAACCACGGCCCCAAAGAGATGGAACGCGCGCACAGGATCATCGACTTGGAGGAGTTCGGTCGGCTCTTCGAGACGTTCGAGCACTCGGCCTGGCACCTGGAGACCCGACGTGGCTACGCGTCGGACCGAGAGGACACCGCGTACGCGGAGTTCCTCACGACCGGTACGGCCCCGTGCGACCTCGACAGCGAGTGGTGCGCGAACATCCGCCGGCAGACGTCCGGCGGCAAGTACGTGGGCCGTGTCCGCGTCGCCGACAACCCGCCCACCGAGGGGCAGTTGTTCCTGCTCGGCTATGCGCGGTGCAACGCGGCCACGGGCGAGGACGTGCGGAACCTGTGGCGCGAGGACGCCGAGCGTGCGCACCTTCCTGCCGAGGACTTCTGGATCTTCGACAGTCGGTTGGTGGCGGTGCTCCGCTTCGACGAAGCGGATGTCCTCCACGACGTCGAGATCATCACGGAGCCGGCGCAGGTGCTGTGGTTCTGCCAGGTGCGTGACGCCGCCGTGCACGCGTCCGTCCCGTACGACCGGTTCGCGGCGCAACTCGACTCGAAGGGCTAG
- a CDS encoding DUF6247 family protein: protein MSAQPEHAAPSAPPPAPAAAAQLLARIRSDRSVTVWAPAFERDWAAALENSRHSYSLTPLHDVVPTWQARLASAPAVDAFLSSGRDDSDGIALEDALGARP from the coding sequence ATGAGCGCCCAGCCCGAGCACGCAGCTCCCAGCGCGCCCCCGCCGGCCCCGGCTGCCGCAGCGCAACTGCTCGCGCGGATCCGGTCCGACCGCAGTGTCACGGTGTGGGCACCGGCTTTCGAGCGCGACTGGGCCGCAGCACTGGAAAACTCCCGCCACAGCTACAGCCTCACCCCACTCCATGACGTAGTGCCCACGTGGCAGGCCCGCCTCGCCTCCGCGCCAGCCGTCGACGCCTTCCTCTCCTCCGGCCGGGACGACTCCGACGGCATCGCCCTTGAGGACGCCCTCGGAGCCCGCCCGTGA
- a CDS encoding DUF6980 family protein, which yields MVVCGGGVEAHCGTSSIIIACPWCGRRLPESQRGRWLDELEHRGIDPWEHEVPAEFQDDRWLSELHQK from the coding sequence GTGGTCGTATGCGGCGGCGGTGTCGAGGCCCATTGCGGCACATCGAGCATCATCATCGCCTGCCCCTGGTGCGGACGACGCCTCCCCGAGTCGCAGCGGGGCCGGTGGCTCGACGAGCTGGAGCACCGCGGGATCGACCCGTGGGAGCACGAGGTTCCTGCCGAATTCCAGGACGACCGCTGGCTCTCCGAGCTGCATCAGAAGTGA
- a CDS encoding helix-turn-helix domain-containing protein: MSTDYQQAREALGARLRGLRLSAPGGRLTGTQLAKRLGWPHSKVYKLEGGRQTATTQDLRAWAGAVGRPEILDELDARLKGFESRIRSWRRQLAAGHRPVQDSWNLEVDRSTAVYAWEEAVIPGMLQTADYARHIFVRYADLHGSVRDTDEAVRARMKRQEWLYQGGRRFHALVWEAALHALVCPPSVLVSQLDRLTGVTGMDTVELGIVPLGASLKIPTANGFWVLDERLVIAEDWHAELWLDDAHSVATYLRVWHTLKESAAFGADAQNVINRVRRSVRPG; encoded by the coding sequence GTGAGCACGGACTACCAGCAGGCTCGGGAGGCCCTCGGAGCACGCCTGAGGGGACTGCGCCTCTCGGCCCCAGGAGGCCGGCTCACCGGTACACAGCTCGCCAAGCGGCTGGGCTGGCCGCACTCCAAGGTGTACAAGTTGGAAGGCGGACGGCAGACCGCAACCACGCAAGATCTGCGGGCCTGGGCCGGCGCCGTCGGCCGGCCCGAGATCCTCGATGAACTGGACGCCCGCCTCAAGGGGTTCGAGTCCCGCATCCGTTCCTGGCGGCGCCAACTGGCCGCGGGGCACCGGCCGGTGCAGGACAGCTGGAACCTGGAGGTCGATCGGTCCACGGCCGTCTACGCGTGGGAGGAAGCCGTCATCCCCGGCATGCTCCAGACCGCCGACTACGCACGGCACATCTTTGTGCGGTACGCCGACCTTCACGGCAGCGTGCGTGACACCGACGAGGCGGTCCGCGCCAGGATGAAGCGGCAGGAATGGCTCTACCAGGGCGGCCGGAGGTTCCACGCCCTGGTGTGGGAGGCCGCGCTGCACGCGCTGGTGTGTCCGCCGTCCGTGCTCGTCAGCCAGCTCGACCGGCTCACCGGGGTGACCGGGATGGACACCGTGGAGCTGGGAATCGTCCCTCTCGGCGCGTCGCTCAAGATCCCCACCGCGAACGGGTTCTGGGTCCTCGACGAACGGCTGGTGATTGCCGAGGACTGGCACGCGGAACTGTGGCTCGATGACGCGCACTCTGTGGCCACGTACCTTCGGGTCTGGCACACGCTGAAGGAGTCAGCGGCATTCGGAGCAGACGCTCAGAATGTGATCAACCGTGTCCGCCGTTCGGTGAGACCGGGGTAG
- a CDS encoding winged helix-turn-helix transcriptional regulator encodes MNLLLLTNALQPSTEVFPALGLLLHTVRVTSADETELTHTPGADVVLIDGRRDLPKVRSLSQRLGAARPRCPILLVVNEGCLAAVTADWGIDDVLLDTAGPAEVEARLRLARVRTPRSPGPATKPTGEPSTFSELSIDEATYSAKLKGRVLDLTFKEFELLTYLAQHPGRVFTRAQLLQEVWGYDYFGDMRTVDVHVRRLRAKLGPEHESLIQTVRNVGYRLIIPESESSRQAAERDVTNPPTERGVCLNAESLMNAERRLDTPVW; translated from the coding sequence CTGAACCTGCTCCTGCTGACCAATGCCCTCCAGCCTTCGACGGAGGTGTTCCCCGCGCTCGGCCTGCTCCTGCACACCGTGCGGGTGACGTCTGCCGACGAGACCGAACTCACGCACACCCCCGGTGCCGACGTCGTCCTGATCGACGGCCGGCGTGATCTGCCGAAGGTGCGCTCGCTGAGCCAGCGGCTGGGCGCCGCCCGACCCCGCTGCCCGATACTCCTCGTGGTCAACGAGGGATGCCTCGCCGCCGTCACCGCGGACTGGGGCATCGACGACGTCCTGCTCGACACTGCAGGCCCGGCCGAGGTCGAAGCGCGTCTACGGCTGGCGAGGGTCCGCACCCCCCGCAGCCCAGGCCCCGCCACGAAGCCGACCGGTGAACCGAGCACCTTCAGTGAGCTCTCGATCGACGAGGCTACATACAGCGCCAAGCTCAAGGGCCGGGTCCTGGACCTGACGTTCAAGGAGTTCGAGCTGCTGACGTACCTCGCGCAGCACCCCGGCCGGGTCTTCACCCGGGCGCAGCTGCTGCAGGAGGTGTGGGGCTACGACTACTTCGGTGATATGCGCACGGTCGACGTCCATGTGCGGCGGCTGCGCGCCAAACTCGGCCCGGAGCACGAGTCGCTCATCCAAACCGTACGAAACGTGGGATACCGCCTCATCATTCCAGAGAGCGAGAGCAGCAGGCAGGCTGCCGAGAGGGATGTGACCAACCCCCCCACCGAACGCGGTGTCTGCCTGAATGCCGAGTCCCTCATGAATGCTGAGAGGCGCCTGGACACTCCCGTGTGGTGA
- a CDS encoding IS5 family transposase, translating to MTDAEWAEVRSAMPVPAWLLKRGGRPEAYCHREILDAVRYLVDNGVKWTAMPVDFPYWRAVYDFFRRWRSYGYVRELHERLRRSARERSGRNAEPSAGIIDSQSVDASETVGEDSRGYDGGKSRDGRKRHILTDTEGLLLEVTVTTADVHDSKAAPALLETFMDQPGRLLKLVWVDSAYQGPALAKAFARHGVRTEVVRRSDGQRGFVVLARRWVVERTLSWLARSRRLNRDHERRPDHHTQMVWWAAVIRLSRRLAADAPRWPEKRPARLLRARA from the coding sequence ATGACGGATGCGGAGTGGGCCGAGGTCCGCTCGGCGATGCCGGTTCCGGCCTGGCTGCTGAAGCGGGGCGGGCGTCCGGAGGCGTACTGCCACCGCGAGATACTCGACGCGGTGCGCTACCTGGTCGACAACGGCGTGAAGTGGACGGCCATGCCGGTCGACTTCCCGTACTGGCGGGCGGTCTACGACTTCTTCCGCCGCTGGCGGTCCTACGGCTACGTGCGTGAACTGCACGAACGCCTGCGACGTTCGGCGAGGGAACGCTCGGGCCGCAACGCCGAGCCCAGTGCGGGAATCATCGACAGTCAGTCGGTGGACGCCTCCGAGACCGTCGGCGAGGACAGCCGCGGATACGACGGCGGCAAGTCACGTGACGGCCGCAAGCGTCACATCCTGACCGACACCGAGGGCCTGCTCCTGGAGGTCACCGTGACCACGGCCGATGTGCACGACTCCAAGGCCGCCCCCGCACTACTGGAGACGTTCATGGACCAGCCCGGCCGGCTGCTGAAACTGGTGTGGGTCGACAGTGCCTACCAGGGTCCGGCGCTGGCCAAGGCGTTCGCCCGCCACGGAGTCCGGACCGAGGTCGTGCGCCGCTCCGACGGACAACGCGGATTCGTCGTCCTGGCCCGCAGGTGGGTCGTGGAGCGCACGCTGAGCTGGCTGGCCCGCTCACGCCGCCTCAACCGCGACCACGAACGCCGCCCCGACCACCACACCCAGATGGTGTGGTGGGCCGCCGTGATCAGGCTGTCCCGGCGCCTGGCCGCAGACGCTCCGCGCTGGCCGGAGAAACGCCCCGCCCGACTGCTGCGGGCACGGGCATGA
- a CDS encoding STAS domain-containing protein: protein MEDRWPAQLENCRVACPAGELDLATALDFTFLLWGTALEAGADWLIVDLSRVTFMDCSPLHELCRAWDRSRATGRWTRVVYDQAPIGRLLRLTSLQERFPRYASTDAAWRGRLADVGA from the coding sequence ATGGAAGACCGATGGCCCGCGCAACTGGAGAACTGTCGGGTGGCCTGCCCGGCCGGGGAGCTCGACCTGGCCACGGCCCTGGACTTCACCTTCCTGCTGTGGGGGACGGCTCTTGAGGCCGGCGCCGACTGGCTGATCGTCGACCTCAGCCGCGTGACCTTCATGGACTGCAGTCCTCTGCACGAGCTGTGCAGGGCCTGGGACCGAAGTCGGGCCACGGGCCGGTGGACTCGGGTGGTCTATGACCAGGCTCCCATCGGCCGGCTGCTGCGCCTGACGTCCTTGCAGGAGCGGTTCCCGCGGTATGCCAGCACTGATGCTGCCTGGCGTGGGCGTCTCGCCGACGTCGGGGCCTGA
- a CDS encoding RNA polymerase sigma factor, whose translation MSVVHPLPGQDANPAAADEDDHPGVITEGMLRDLYFGESERLYRFLARRIGEADAAEVRSQAFLDFFVWWPAHPDHPAPTAALYTIAQRRAVDHLRAQGRRLSAEGGDMDLVVCALAAHRDAFSVVDLRLDLHRALADLNARERRALQLHHLEGLTVAVCAQLMGTGVDNVKRILKTALEKLRMSPGMTAYQVPVPTQPQEVRK comes from the coding sequence ATGAGCGTGGTACACCCCCTGCCCGGCCAGGACGCGAACCCGGCTGCAGCGGATGAGGACGACCACCCAGGCGTCATCACCGAAGGCATGTTGCGGGACCTCTACTTCGGTGAGAGCGAGCGGTTGTACAGGTTTCTCGCTCGTCGCATAGGAGAGGCCGATGCCGCGGAGGTGAGGAGCCAGGCATTCCTGGATTTCTTCGTCTGGTGGCCCGCTCACCCCGATCACCCGGCCCCCACGGCGGCTCTGTACACGATTGCGCAGCGGCGGGCCGTGGACCATCTTCGCGCCCAAGGCCGCAGGTTGTCGGCGGAGGGAGGCGACATGGACCTCGTTGTCTGTGCGCTGGCAGCCCATCGAGACGCCTTCAGCGTCGTCGACCTGCGCCTGGACTTACATCGCGCCTTGGCGGACTTGAACGCACGAGAGCGCAGAGCACTGCAACTTCATCATCTCGAGGGGCTGACGGTTGCTGTGTGCGCGCAGTTGATGGGCACCGGAGTCGACAACGTCAAGAGGATTCTGAAAACCGCTCTCGAGAAACTGCGCATGTCACCAGGCATGACTGCTTATCAGGTGCCCGTCCCGACACAGCCGCAGGAGGTGCGGAAGTGA
- a CDS encoding transposase, with amino-acid sequence MAGALDRVADIIVARKITSWIMRPRETLTESQDKRLLEVRLACPDITRACDLARAFADLVRHLRGHLLLEWIRQAEQDAPKPMQGFASFLRQDLDAVTAGLTLSWSSGVVEGHVNRVKTLKRAMYGRASFELLPTRILTQPSMLLQQASWW; translated from the coding sequence GTGGCGGGTGCGCTCGACCGGGTCGCGGACATCATCGTCGCCCGGAAGATCACCTCATGGATCATGCGGCCCCGCGAGACCCTCACCGAGAGCCAGGACAAGCGGCTGCTGGAGGTCCGGCTCGCCTGCCCGGACATCACCCGTGCCTGTGACCTGGCCCGAGCCTTCGCCGATCTCGTCCGTCACCTGCGCGGACACCTGCTGCTGGAGTGGATCCGCCAGGCCGAACAGGACGCCCCGAAGCCGATGCAGGGCTTCGCCAGCTTCCTCCGCCAGGACCTCGACGCCGTCACCGCCGGCCTCACTCTGTCGTGGAGTTCCGGCGTCGTCGAAGGCCACGTGAACCGGGTGAAAACACTCAAGCGAGCCATGTATGGCCGGGCCTCGTTCGAACTCCTCCCCACTCGCATCCTCACCCAGCCGTCGATGCTCCTTCAGCAGGCCTCTTGGTGGTGA